A part of Sebastes umbrosus isolate fSebUmb1 chromosome 21, fSebUmb1.pri, whole genome shotgun sequence genomic DNA contains:
- the xkr9 gene encoding XK-related protein 9, giving the protein MLQSDSQYTKLRWLITIAGLLLYVVDIWTDAALALKYFQQNHFVWAGLTLVFVLAGLLVTQIFSYAWYTDDMSGILINAEVKPTISGLSKGRLAILHLFGVGIFTRYYHMLKKGYNVVWTTNSYTVEERRDVHHKLFCLATDLSMLKLFEAFLESVPQLLLQLYIVMGHEECSVMQFLSMAFSFFNIAWALVDYRRCLRRSLPHISEMPSGLPTAVYLLYKLCTITSHILSYALLLILSPYSAIALTVLWLLGTSWTHALQTNFCSSQTLEHVYRAVTGVILTFTFFNVKGKDTKVEMITYYLFFAFINITAPSLLALLRPELRTATFFLTVSGLIFGGSVLGLVCLVLYYVLLHPREKWREADEADGLGNETQTTRRIRNFLQP; this is encoded by the exons ATGCTGCAGTCAGACAGTCAATACACTAAACTGCGATGGCTAATAACCATTGCTGGACTGCTCCTGTATGTGGTGGACATTTGGACAGATGCCGCACTGGCACTGAAATATTTTCAACAGAATCACTTTGTGTGGGCTGGACTGACTCTAGTGTTTGTTTTGGCGGGGCTGCTGGTGACACAGATCTTCAGCTACGCCTGGTACACTGACGATATGAGTGGTATTCTGATTAACGCTGAAGTGAAACCAACCATATCAGGCTTGTCCAAAGGTAGACTTGCTATCCTGCACCTATTTGGTGTGGGCATCTTCACCAG GTATTATCACATGCTGAAGAAAGGCTACAATGTGGTTTGGACAACAAATTCCTATacagtggaggagaggagagatgtgcACCACAAACTGTTTTGCCTGGCTACGGATCTGAGCATGCTCAAACTGTTCGAGGCTTTCCTAGAGAGCGTTCCCCaactcctcctgcagctctACATAGTGATGGGCCACGAGGAATGCTCAGTCATGCAGT TTTTATCTATGGCGTTCTCCTTCTTCAACATTGCCTGGGCCCTGGTTGACTACCGCCGCTGCCTGCGCAGATCCCTCCCCCACATCAGTGAGATGCCCTCTGGCCTCCCCACAGCAGTCTACCTCCTCTACAAACTCTGCACCATCACCAGCCACATCCTCAGCTAcgccctcctcctcatcctgagCCCCTACAGCGCAATAGCTCTCACCGTCCTCTGGCTGCTGGGGACATCCTGGACACACGCGCTTCAGACCAACTTCTGTTCTTCCCAAACGCTCGAGCACGTGTACCGAGCAGTCACCGGGGTCATCCTCACGTTCACCTTTTTCAACGTCAAAGGAAAGGACACCAAAGTAGAAATGATCACCTACTACTTGTTTTTCGCTTTTATAAACATTACAGCTCCTTCACTGCTGGCTTTGTTGAGGCCAGAGTTGCGGACAGCCACGTTTTTTCTGACAGTCAGTGGTTTAATATTTGGAGGTTCGGTGCTGGGGCTGGTTTGTCTCGTGCTGTACTACGTCCTCCTGCATCCCAGAGAGAAGTGGCGAGAGGCAGACGAGGCGGACGGCCTGGGGAATGAAACACAGACCACGAGGAGAATAAGGAACTTTTTACAGCCTTGA